The following are encoded in a window of Novosphingobium sp. ZN18A2 genomic DNA:
- a CDS encoding DUF465 domain-containing protein, which yields METSHISALQSKHAGLERQIAEESARPAPDEVVLMELKRRKLKIKEEIAEIH from the coding sequence ATGGAAACCTCGCACATCAGCGCTCTGCAATCCAAGCACGCCGGCCTTGAACGGCAGATCGCAGAGGAAAGCGCCCGTCCTGCCCCGGATGAAGTCGTGCTGATGGAGTTGAAGCGCCGAAAGTTGAAGATCAAGGAAGAG
- a CDS encoding DUF465 domain-containing protein encodes MTEEEMRKRLEALRIEHRDLDTAIDALTAGGSGDQLQIARLKKRKLKLKDQIAIIEDYLIPDIIA; translated from the coding sequence GTGACAGAAGAAGAAATGCGCAAGCGTCTCGAGGCGTTGCGGATAGAACACCGCGATCTCGACACGGCGATCGACGCGCTGACAGCCGGGGGCTCGGGCGACCAGCTGCAAATCGCCCGGCTCAAGAAGCGCAAGCTGAAGTTGAAAGACCAGATCGCGATCATCGAGGATTACCTGATCCCCGATATAATCGCCTGA
- a CDS encoding DUF1465 family protein: MALMPSLNPRIVEALYAEALVLADEVRQQFEQARRDAVDECEAADDLSNVALSCEALRTTTRVMHCLAWLLNHRAYFAGELSELQLRRHGRLIANMPPSEPDNVAMLSPRVQQLVSESERLYERIERLENAWRGEVPEGPTAIERLRQRLAASMGA, from the coding sequence ATGGCCCTGATGCCCAGCCTCAACCCGCGCATTGTCGAAGCGCTCTATGCCGAAGCACTCGTGCTTGCGGACGAGGTGCGCCAGCAGTTCGAACAGGCGCGCCGGGACGCGGTGGATGAATGCGAAGCGGCGGACGACCTTTCGAACGTGGCGCTGTCATGCGAAGCGCTGCGCACCACGACGCGGGTGATGCATTGCCTGGCCTGGCTGCTCAATCACCGCGCCTATTTCGCGGGTGAGCTTTCCGAACTCCAGTTGCGCCGCCATGGCCGGCTGATCGCCAACATGCCGCCCAGCGAGCCTGACAATGTCGCCATGCTCTCACCACGGGTGCAACAACTGGTGAGCGAGAGCGAGCGGCTTTACGAACGCATAGAGCGGCTGGAAAACGCGTGGCGCGGCGAAGTGCCCGAAGGCCCGACGGCGATCGAACGCCTGCGCCAGCGGCTGGCCGCATCGATGGGCGCCTGA
- a CDS encoding glycerol kinase has translation MSDERELLMVLDAGTTSTRAMLFGRDGRPRGVAQAELTQHYPAPGRVEHDAAEIRDRTIRCAREMVEKAGGVARIAAIGITNQRETVVAWDRETGEPLSRAIVWQDRRTADTCARLRREGAEPLVQAKTGLLLDPYFSATKMHWMLANESAVAEAARAGRLALGTVEAWLVFCLTGHFLTDASNASRTLLLALGGAEWDGELCALFGVPQDALPRVTDMLGEFGTTHHDLFGGGIAIRGLAGDQQAATIGQGCLSPGEVKATFGTGAFVLASTGQTQPRSGHRLLGTVLTQERGRRTFALEGSVFVAGSLVKWLRDTMGLVASAEETAALAASVPDSGGVVLVPALSGLGAPHWKPEARAAITGMSFSTTPAHVVRAALEAMAYQTHDLMRAFAADRAPWSSLRIDGGMAANDWMAQDLADVLGIPVERPEFVETTALGAGVLAAVGSDWFDTLDDAAASMRGDVHRFEPRISDAVRGARLSGWHEALAKV, from the coding sequence ATGAGCGATGAGCGTGAACTGCTGATGGTGCTGGATGCCGGCACCACATCGACCCGCGCGATGCTGTTCGGGCGTGACGGGCGCCCGCGCGGCGTGGCGCAGGCCGAACTGACGCAGCACTATCCCGCGCCGGGCCGCGTGGAGCACGACGCGGCGGAAATCCGCGACCGCACGATCCGCTGCGCGCGCGAAATGGTGGAAAAGGCGGGCGGCGTGGCGCGGATCGCCGCAATCGGCATCACCAACCAGCGCGAAACCGTTGTCGCGTGGGACCGCGAAACGGGGGAGCCGCTTTCGCGCGCGATCGTGTGGCAGGACCGGCGCACGGCGGACACTTGCGCGCGCCTGCGCCGCGAAGGCGCGGAACCGCTGGTCCAGGCTAAGACGGGCCTGCTGCTCGACCCCTATTTTTCCGCCACAAAGATGCACTGGATGCTGGCCAACGAGAGTGCGGTGGCCGAAGCGGCGCGCGCCGGGCGGCTGGCGCTGGGCACGGTGGAAGCGTGGCTGGTATTCTGCCTGACCGGGCATTTCCTGACAGACGCGAGCAACGCCAGCCGCACGCTGCTCCTCGCGCTGGGCGGGGCGGAGTGGGATGGCGAACTTTGCGCGCTGTTCGGCGTGCCGCAAGACGCGCTGCCGCGCGTGACGGACATGCTGGGCGAATTCGGCACCACGCATCATGACCTGTTCGGCGGCGGCATTGCCATTCGCGGCCTTGCCGGGGACCAGCAGGCGGCGACGATCGGGCAGGGATGCCTTTCGCCGGGTGAGGTAAAGGCGACCTTCGGCACCGGCGCATTCGTGCTCGCCTCGACCGGGCAGACGCAGCCCCGTTCGGGCCACCGTCTGCTGGGCACTGTTCTGACGCAAGAGCGCGGCAGGCGGACTTTTGCGCTGGAAGGCTCTGTCTTCGTAGCGGGAAGCCTTGTGAAATGGCTGCGCGATACGATGGGGCTTGTCGCCAGCGCCGAAGAAACCGCCGCGCTTGCCGCCTCGGTGCCGGACAGCGGCGGGGTCGTTCTGGTTCCCGCGCTGTCGGGGCTTGGGGCGCCGCACTGGAAGCCGGAGGCGCGCGCCGCGATCACGGGGATGAGCTTTTCCACCACGCCCGCGCACGTGGTACGCGCCGCGTTGGAAGCGATGGCGTACCAGACGCACGACCTGATGCGCGCCTTCGCGGCCGATCGCGCGCCGTGGAGTTCCCTGCGCATCGACGGCGGCATGGCCGCGAACGACTGGATGGCGCAGGATCTGGCGGACGTGCTGGGCATCCCGGTGGAACGCCCCGAATTCGTTGAAACGACGGCGCTGGGTGCAGGAGTTCTGGCGGCTGTGGGGTCCGACTGGTTCGATACGCTGGACGATGCCGCCGCGTCGATGCGCGGCGACGTTCACCGCTTCGAACCGCGAATTTCCGATGCGGTGCGCGGCGCACGCCTTTCAGGCTGGCACGAGGCGCTGGCGAAAGTCTGA
- a CDS encoding glycerol-3-phosphate dehydrogenase, producing the protein MERASPSPSGIPYDLAVIGGGVNGAAIARDAVGRGLSVLLLERGDLAQGTSSASTKLIHGGLRYLEHREFGLVREALAEREVLWAQAPHIIWPMRFVLPVTPGGRPAWMLRAGLWLYDHLGKREKLPGTTGVDLRSEGALLGLKPGPVRAYEYSDCWVDDARLVTLLARDAADRGADVRTHAEVTALWRDGRGESSVWKIEAGGEVRVARMVANAAGPQVGQVLDRAALPKPTTLRRVRGSHIVVPHLNDDPRALFLQQPDGRLCFAIPYQHGFTLIGTTDAEEHVEIDPPRPDGDEIDYLLAAANRAFSHPVTRDDIVWSYAGVRLLADDGSGRPEAATRGYRFDLDRGASGRDAPLLAVMGGKITTHRTLAMHALERLGVTQNEGWTASAPLPGGDFEPDGLDEATNLAPLEQDIAAEAPQLPPGVIHRLARAYGTVALGIASRNMGADLGHGLFEAELDHLVRREWAATAADVLWRRSKLGLRLSRDQAANVEEWLEARLR; encoded by the coding sequence ATGGAGCGCGCCAGCCCCTCACCGTCCGGCATCCCCTATGACCTCGCGGTGATCGGCGGCGGCGTGAACGGCGCGGCCATCGCGCGCGATGCGGTGGGGCGCGGGCTTTCGGTGCTGCTGCTGGAGCGCGGCGACCTGGCGCAAGGCACGTCTTCCGCTTCGACCAAGCTGATCCACGGCGGGCTGCGATACCTTGAGCATCGCGAGTTCGGCCTTGTGCGCGAAGCCCTGGCGGAACGGGAAGTGCTGTGGGCGCAGGCGCCGCATATCATCTGGCCGATGCGCTTCGTGCTTCCGGTCACGCCGGGCGGGCGACCCGCATGGATGCTGCGCGCGGGGCTGTGGCTTTACGATCACCTTGGCAAGCGCGAAAAGCTGCCCGGCACGACCGGCGTCGACTTGCGCAGCGAAGGGGCGCTGCTGGGCCTGAAGCCTGGGCCGGTCAGGGCTTATGAATATTCCGATTGCTGGGTGGACGATGCGCGGCTGGTAACCTTGCTGGCCCGCGACGCGGCGGATCGCGGGGCCGATGTGCGGACCCATGCCGAAGTCACCGCGCTGTGGCGCGACGGGCGCGGCGAAAGCAGCGTCTGGAAGATAGAGGCGGGCGGCGAAGTGCGCGTCGCGCGGATGGTGGCGAATGCCGCGGGGCCGCAAGTGGGCCAGGTGCTCGACCGCGCCGCGCTGCCCAAGCCCACGACGCTGCGCCGGGTGCGCGGTTCGCATATCGTGGTGCCGCACCTGAACGACGATCCGCGCGCGCTGTTCCTTCAGCAGCCCGACGGGCGGCTTTGCTTCGCAATCCCCTATCAGCACGGTTTCACGTTGATTGGGACCACCGATGCCGAAGAGCACGTGGAAATCGATCCGCCGCGACCCGATGGGGATGAGATTGACTACCTGCTCGCCGCCGCGAACCGCGCGTTCTCGCACCCGGTGACGCGTGACGACATCGTGTGGTCCTATGCCGGTGTGCGCCTGCTGGCGGACGACGGCAGCGGCCGGCCGGAAGCGGCGACGCGCGGCTATCGCTTCGATCTCGATCGCGGGGCAAGCGGCAGGGATGCACCGCTGCTGGCGGTGATGGGCGGCAAGATCACAACGCACCGCACGCTGGCGATGCACGCGCTCGAACGGCTGGGCGTTACGCAGAACGAAGGCTGGACGGCAAGTGCGCCGCTTCCCGGCGGCGATTTTGAGCCCGACGGGCTGGACGAAGCGACCAATCTTGCGCCGCTGGAACAGGACATCGCCGCCGAAGCCCCGCAATTGCCGCCCGGCGTGATCCACCGGCTGGCCCGCGCCTATGGCACGGTGGCGCTGGGCATCGCGTCGCGCAACATGGGTGCGGACCTGGGGCATGGCCTGTTCGAGGCCGAGCTTGACCATCTGGTCCGCCGCGAATGGGCCGCGACCGCCGCCGACGTCCTGTGGCGCCGGTCCAAGCTGGGCCTGCGCCTTTCGCGCGACCAGGCGGCCAATGTGGAAGAATGGCTGGAGGCCAGGCTGCGATGA
- a CDS encoding MBL fold metallo-hydrolase, whose amino-acid sequence MASKLPETPRISPNPEDWPTGLAERVEPLVQRVLAPNPSPYTLTGTETYVVGAGADVAVIDPGPAGTGEAGHADTNGAGHVDAILVAIGDARLAAIMCTHTHRDHSPASRELKARTGAPIVGCAPLSMADDGPRADSAFDPDYVPDRVLLDGERISGDGWTIEAVATPGHTSNHLCYALLESGALFTGDHVMGWSTSVVSPPDGDMADYMASLSRLYDREDRIYYPAHGDPVEKPRQLVRGMLGHRRQRERQILRVLEEGGNHAIPEFVAKMYKGLDERLHGAAGRSVLAHLIDLERQGRVAQANDGWVVIRAD is encoded by the coding sequence ATGGCCAGCAAACTCCCAGAAACGCCGCGCATATCCCCCAATCCGGAAGACTGGCCCACCGGCCTTGCGGAACGGGTGGAGCCGCTGGTGCAGCGCGTTCTTGCGCCCAACCCTTCGCCCTACACGCTGACGGGGACGGAGACCTATGTGGTCGGCGCGGGTGCGGACGTGGCGGTGATCGATCCCGGACCGGCAGGAACCGGCGAAGCTGGCCATGCCGACACCAACGGCGCGGGCCATGTCGACGCGATCCTTGTCGCCATCGGCGATGCCCGGCTTGCCGCGATCATGTGCACGCACACCCATCGCGACCACAGCCCCGCCTCAAGGGAACTGAAAGCGCGCACAGGTGCACCTATCGTGGGTTGCGCGCCGCTGAGCATGGCCGACGACGGACCGCGGGCCGATTCGGCCTTTGATCCCGACTATGTGCCCGATCGGGTGCTGTTGGACGGAGAGCGGATTTCCGGCGACGGCTGGACGATTGAGGCGGTCGCTACCCCCGGCCACACCAGCAACCACCTTTGCTATGCATTGCTGGAAAGTGGCGCGCTGTTTACCGGCGATCACGTGATGGGCTGGTCCACCAGCGTCGTCTCTCCGCCCGACGGCGACATGGCGGACTATATGGCCAGCCTGTCCCGCCTCTATGACCGGGAAGACCGCATTTATTATCCCGCGCATGGCGATCCGGTGGAAAAGCCGCGCCAGCTGGTACGCGGAATGCTGGGCCACCGCCGCCAGCGCGAACGCCAGATCCTGCGTGTGCTGGAAGAGGGCGGCAACCACGCGATCCCCGAATTCGTGGCGAAAATGTACAAGGGACTGGACGAGCGGCTTCACGGTGCAGCGGGCCGGTCCGTGCTTGCGCACCTTATAGACCTGGAGCGCCAGGGCCGCGTGGCGCAGGCGAACGACGGCTGGGTGGTTATCCGCGCCGATTGA
- a CDS encoding adenylate cyclase gives MASTASPAQLFVRESRLYKQVALAIAALMVMAFGLFNALGVTDITAAPHSTWLHGSIMFSWLLLFVVQSYLGTGRNLALHRKVGWFGAGLAAMAVVTAWNTGFTTTMLDRAPPVFYPPYFLGLNLLTPVFFAAFVIAAIAMRKRTDWHRRLMLGAILIVIEPSLGRLTIMSLIAVVGDPAKAIALGAANQWLVPTIEMIAQLAIVGVIALRDRAVRGRVHPAIWVAMAGVALLYASIWTLAALPPFAGYVFALKGSGL, from the coding sequence ATGGCTTCTACCGCATCGCCGGCCCAACTCTTCGTTCGCGAGAGCCGGCTCTACAAACAGGTGGCCCTCGCGATTGCCGCGCTGATGGTGATGGCCTTCGGCCTGTTCAACGCGCTGGGGGTGACCGACATCACCGCGGCGCCGCACAGCACCTGGCTGCATGGGTCCATCATGTTCTCGTGGCTGTTGCTGTTCGTGGTGCAGAGTTATCTGGGCACTGGCCGCAATCTCGCGCTCCACCGCAAGGTCGGCTGGTTCGGCGCCGGACTGGCGGCGATGGCGGTGGTCACCGCATGGAACACCGGTTTCACCACGACCATGCTGGATCGCGCTCCGCCGGTCTTCTATCCGCCCTATTTCCTTGGCCTCAACCTGCTGACCCCGGTGTTCTTCGCCGCCTTCGTCATCGCCGCGATCGCCATGCGCAAGCGCACCGACTGGCACCGCCGGCTGATGCTGGGCGCGATCCTTATAGTGATCGAACCCTCGCTCGGGCGCCTGACGATCATGTCGCTGATCGCCGTGGTGGGCGACCCGGCAAAGGCGATTGCGCTGGGCGCGGCAAACCAGTGGCTCGTCCCGACGATCGAAATGATCGCGCAGCTGGCCATCGTAGGCGTGATCGCCTTGCGCGACCGGGCCGTTCGCGGCCGCGTGCACCCGGCCATCTGGGTGGCGATGGCCGGCGTCGCATTGCTCTACGCCTCGATCTGGACGCTGGCCGCCCTGCCTCCGTTCGCGGGCTATGTCTTCGCCCTGAAGGGGAGCGGCCTCTGA
- the nadA gene encoding quinolinate synthase NadA translates to MTAQTPIPPGTDLLAEIDRLRKERNAVILAHYYQKPEIQDLADFVGDSLELSRKAAATDADVIAFCGVKFMADTAKILSPEKIVVLPDLNAGCSLEDACPPDKFRAFREAHPDHIALTYINCSTEVKALSDVIVTSSSAETILAKIPPEQKIIFGPDRHLGGYLNRKFGRDMLLWPGVCIVHEAFSETELMKLKAQNPGAPVAAHPECPPSIIDHADFVGSTSGILNYAKEMDGDTLIVATEPHIIHQMEKALPGKTFIGAPGADGNCNCNICPYMALNTLEKLYIALRDLEPRIEIEESLRLKAKQSLDAMLEMASGTVGKGDLGAKVSGD, encoded by the coding sequence ATGACCGCCCAGACCCCCATCCCGCCCGGCACCGACCTGCTCGCCGAGATCGACCGGCTGCGCAAAGAGCGCAATGCCGTGATCCTTGCCCATTATTACCAGAAGCCGGAAATCCAGGATCTGGCGGACTTCGTGGGCGACAGCCTTGAGCTCAGCCGCAAGGCGGCGGCCACCGATGCCGACGTGATCGCGTTCTGCGGGGTGAAGTTCATGGCGGATACGGCCAAGATCCTTTCGCCCGAAAAGATCGTGGTGCTGCCCGATCTCAACGCCGGGTGCAGCCTTGAAGACGCCTGCCCGCCCGACAAGTTCAGGGCCTTCCGCGAAGCGCATCCCGATCACATCGCGCTGACCTATATCAACTGCTCCACAGAGGTTAAGGCGCTGTCGGACGTGATCGTCACCAGTTCCAGCGCCGAAACGATCCTTGCCAAGATCCCGCCCGAACAGAAGATCATCTTCGGGCCGGACCGGCACCTTGGCGGCTATCTGAACCGCAAGTTCGGGCGCGACATGCTGTTGTGGCCGGGCGTGTGCATCGTGCACGAAGCCTTCAGCGAAACGGAACTGATGAAGCTGAAGGCGCAGAACCCCGGCGCCCCTGTGGCCGCGCATCCCGAATGCCCGCCCAGCATCATCGACCACGCCGATTTCGTCGGCTCTACCAGCGGCATCCTCAACTATGCAAAGGAAATGGACGGCGACACGCTGATCGTCGCGACCGAGCCGCACATCATCCACCAGATGGAAAAGGCGCTGCCGGGCAAGACCTTCATCGGCGCGCCCGGCGCGGACGGCAACTGCAACTGCAACATCTGCCCCTACATGGCACTGAACACGCTGGAGAAGCTCTATATCGCGCTGCGCGACCTCGAACCGCGTATCGAGATAGAGGAAAGCCTGCGCCTGAAGGCCAAGCAAAGCCTTGATGCGATGCTGGAAATGGCAAGCGGAACCGTGGGCAAGGGCGATCTTGGGGCAAAAGTCAGCGGCGACTGA
- a CDS encoding prolyl oligopeptidase family serine peptidase, with the protein MKFRYPRTAALLAAACAAPFLVAAAASADNADPYLWLENIHGEKALATVGKWNAETARVLDAMPGYEADRVRAKAIMDDEHQIAEPAQVMGDTVTNLWRDAKHPKGLWREASLSSYLSGKPEWQTLIDVDALGKEEGKSWIWHGANCLAPDYERCLVSLSPGGSDADVMREWDRTTKSFVDGGFTLPEAKSTVAWEDADTLLVATDFGKGTMTTSGYPFVVKRWKRGTPLSAAQTVMEGKASDVGVFPRRLIDSDGTAYNVINRGITFYTGETWIEGPDHAFIKTPLPETADLEGVEGGRLFAFLNKPLGEIPAGSVVDWAIPDVIAGTAGAPEVVFTPNARQAVEDVGTTDHHVWIKLLDDVSGRLLVMTRGADGTWSHQTADLPDKATITLKASADKQDIAFATVQSFLVPPTLYAVDAGGKAAAVQSLPAKFDPSQFTVEQRFATSKDGTRVPYFLAMRKGVKGPVPALIHAYGGFRVAQTPTYLTTEPYRAGPLALFWVEDGNAYVLANIRGGGEYGPKWHDAALREKRQNAYDDLYAVAQDLVKRGITARGKIAVSGRSNGGLMAGVAMTQRPDLFGAAIIGSPLLDMKRYSHMLAGASWMAEYGNPDNPKDWAFIRKYSPYQNLKAGVHYPPPFIYLSTEDDRVHPGHARKFTAKLKALGDTVYYHEYREGGHSVGAAHAEDAVRAAMLHAYLRHVLMGVQPLKGPVKQ; encoded by the coding sequence ATGAAGTTCCGTTATCCCCGTACCGCCGCTCTTCTTGCAGCGGCCTGCGCCGCGCCGTTTCTGGTTGCCGCCGCCGCCAGTGCGGACAATGCTGATCCCTACCTGTGGCTGGAAAACATCCACGGCGAAAAGGCGCTGGCGACGGTCGGGAAATGGAATGCCGAGACCGCCAGGGTGCTGGATGCGATGCCCGGCTATGAGGCCGACCGGGTGCGCGCGAAGGCGATCATGGATGACGAACACCAGATTGCCGAACCCGCGCAGGTGATGGGCGACACCGTCACCAACCTTTGGCGCGATGCGAAGCATCCCAAGGGATTGTGGCGCGAGGCGAGCCTGTCGTCCTACCTTTCCGGCAAGCCCGAATGGCAAACGCTGATAGACGTGGATGCGCTGGGCAAGGAAGAAGGCAAAAGCTGGATCTGGCACGGCGCCAACTGCCTTGCGCCCGATTACGAACGCTGCCTCGTCTCGCTCAGCCCCGGCGGATCGGACGCCGACGTGATGCGCGAATGGGACCGCACGACGAAAAGCTTCGTCGACGGCGGCTTCACCCTGCCCGAAGCCAAGAGCACCGTCGCGTGGGAGGATGCAGATACGCTGCTTGTCGCCACCGACTTTGGCAAGGGGACGATGACCACGTCGGGCTATCCCTTCGTCGTAAAACGCTGGAAACGCGGCACGCCGCTTTCCGCCGCGCAAACGGTGATGGAAGGCAAGGCGAGCGACGTTGGCGTGTTTCCGCGGCGGCTGATCGATTCGGACGGCACGGCCTATAATGTCATCAATCGCGGCATCACCTTCTATACCGGCGAGACGTGGATCGAAGGGCCGGACCACGCGTTCATCAAGACACCGCTTCCGGAAACCGCGGACCTGGAAGGCGTCGAAGGCGGGCGGTTGTTCGCTTTCCTCAACAAGCCGCTGGGCGAAATCCCCGCCGGATCGGTGGTCGACTGGGCGATCCCCGATGTGATCGCGGGCACGGCCGGCGCGCCCGAAGTGGTCTTCACGCCCAACGCCCGCCAGGCGGTGGAGGACGTCGGCACGACCGACCATCACGTGTGGATCAAGCTGCTGGACGACGTATCGGGCCGCCTGCTGGTGATGACACGCGGCGCGGACGGCACATGGTCCCACCAAACGGCCGACTTGCCAGACAAGGCGACGATCACGCTGAAGGCCAGCGCGGACAAGCAGGACATCGCCTTTGCCACGGTGCAATCGTTCCTGGTGCCGCCCACGCTCTATGCGGTGGATGCCGGCGGCAAGGCGGCCGCGGTGCAATCGCTCCCCGCAAAGTTCGATCCCTCGCAATTCACCGTGGAACAGCGCTTCGCCACGTCGAAGGACGGCACGCGCGTGCCCTATTTCCTGGCGATGCGGAAAGGCGTGAAGGGGCCGGTGCCCGCACTGATCCACGCATACGGCGGTTTCCGTGTCGCGCAGACGCCGACCTATCTTACCACCGAACCCTATCGCGCCGGGCCGCTGGCGCTGTTCTGGGTGGAGGACGGCAACGCCTATGTACTCGCCAACATACGCGGCGGCGGCGAATACGGGCCGAAGTGGCACGATGCGGCGCTGCGCGAAAAGCGGCAGAATGCCTATGACGATCTTTATGCCGTGGCGCAGGACCTGGTGAAGCGCGGGATCACCGCCAGGGGCAAGATCGCGGTTTCGGGCCGGTCCAATGGCGGGCTGATGGCGGGCGTTGCGATGACTCAGCGGCCGGACCTGTTCGGCGCGGCGATCATCGGTTCGCCGCTGCTCGACATGAAGCGTTATTCGCATATGCTGGCGGGCGCTTCGTGGATGGCCGAATACGGCAATCCCGACAATCCGAAGGACTGGGCCTTCATCAGGAAGTATTCGCCCTACCAGAACCTGAAGGCGGGCGTGCACTATCCGCCGCCGTTCATCTATCTTTCGACCGAGGATGACCGCGTCCACCCGGGCCATGCGCGCAAGTTCACCGCCAAGCTGAAAGCGCTGGGCGATACGGTCTATTACCATGAATACCGCGAGGGCGGGCATTCGGTGGGTGCAGCCCATGCCGAAGACGCGGTGCGCGCGGCGATGCTGCACGCATACCTGCGCCACGTGCTGATGGGCGTGCAGCCGCTGAAAGGCCCGGTGAAACAGTGA
- a CDS encoding DUF2254 domain-containing protein, with protein sequence MTARLRAIWLAVNASYWFYPALAALLALLLSAITVHLDHNGASDWLARFGAIIPARPQGASNLLTVISGSMIGVASTVFSITIAAVAYASGNYGPRLLTNFMEDRGNQLSLAAFIGTFTYALFILRTVRAPGEAVAGGGPSQAGFVPQLSLLVAMGLMGLSIATLVYFLNHIPSSIRINTVLEGIGRRLLDMVDDMFPEPCRETVGEPPAHFFPVAATGTGYIQVIEWGALDDAVEDAGRRFSLSLRAGDFVHPGVELGRLDGPAGDDALDRIRGAFALGATRTPAQDLQFLIDELVEIALRALSPGINDPFTAITAIHWLGAATALFGQRDLNRRIGGETKDRDAIAPLNDRFDHYLYRGFGAARGSIASSKLVTMMTFEALQNAALPLDSAARREAIREEGRLLFEQARLALQGPELDEVRARAEAFDKALAPA encoded by the coding sequence GTGACCGCGCGGCTGCGCGCGATCTGGCTGGCGGTAAACGCCAGTTACTGGTTCTATCCGGCGCTGGCCGCGCTGCTTGCGCTGCTGCTTTCGGCGATCACCGTCCATCTGGATCACAACGGCGCGTCCGACTGGCTGGCCCGGTTCGGCGCGATCATTCCCGCGCGGCCGCAGGGGGCGAGCAACCTGCTGACGGTGATATCGGGATCGATGATCGGCGTTGCCTCCACCGTCTTTTCGATCACCATCGCCGCGGTCGCCTATGCCAGCGGCAACTATGGCCCGCGCCTGTTGACCAACTTCATGGAAGACCGGGGCAACCAGTTGAGCCTGGCTGCCTTCATCGGCACCTTCACCTATGCGCTGTTCATCCTGCGCACCGTGCGCGCGCCGGGAGAGGCCGTTGCCGGCGGCGGGCCGTCGCAAGCGGGCTTCGTGCCGCAACTTTCGCTGCTGGTCGCGATGGGGCTGATGGGTCTGTCGATCGCGACGCTGGTCTATTTCCTCAACCACATCCCCTCATCGATCCGCATCAACACCGTGCTGGAAGGCATCGGACGCCGGTTGCTGGACATGGTCGACGACATGTTCCCCGAACCCTGCCGCGAAACCGTGGGCGAACCGCCCGCCCATTTCTTCCCGGTCGCGGCGACGGGTACCGGCTATATCCAGGTGATCGAATGGGGTGCACTGGACGATGCGGTGGAAGACGCGGGACGCCGCTTTTCGCTTTCGCTGCGCGCGGGCGATTTCGTGCATCCGGGGGTCGAGCTGGGCAGGCTGGACGGCCCGGCGGGCGACGATGCGTTAGACCGGATTCGCGGCGCGTTCGCCCTGGGCGCAACCCGCACCCCCGCGCAAGACCTGCAGTTCCTGATAGACGAACTGGTGGAAATTGCCCTGCGCGCGCTTTCGCCGGGGATCAACGACCCGTTCACCGCGATCACCGCGATCCACTGGCTGGGCGCGGCAACCGCCCTGTTCGGGCAGCGCGACCTCAACCGCCGGATCGGCGGCGAAACGAAAGACAGGGACGCGATCGCCCCGCTGAACGACCGTTTCGACCACTATCTCTATCGCGGTTTCGGAGCCGCGCGCGGATCGATCGCGTCCAGCAAGCTGGTGACGATGATGACATTCGAAGCCTTGCAGAACGCGGCGCTGCCGCTTGACAGCGCAGCACGGCGCGAAGCGATCCGCGAGGAAGGACGGCTGCTGTTCGAACAGGCACGGCTTGCGCTGCAAGGGCCGGAACTGGACGAAGTGCGCGCGCGGGCCGAAGCCTTCGACAAGGCGCTGGCCCCGGCCTGA